The proteins below come from a single Plasmodium sp. gorilla clade G2 genome assembly, chromosome: 13 genomic window:
- a CDS encoding large subunit rRNA methyltransferase, putative — MGKKKKVGKERIDKYYKLAKTAGYRARSAFKLIQIAQRFNIFKNANILIDLCAAPGGWLQVAYKNMSKQSTIIGVDLVPIRKIDDNVITIKSDITTSDCIKKIKNIIKMDKADVILNDGAPNVGTTYSYDSFNQNVLVLNSIKIAYIFLKKKGIFITKVFRNEEYISLIWVLEKLFGDVKHMKPRSSREISSEIYLVGLNFLGKKVDKKLFDYTYIFSEQFKKDSNKVSILETPQESYFDNNENDFSDDESNDDKKAGEKIDKKKKKGLSTILKEKKKKNRQGYDIGDDYRATDICTFIKSDNYVDLLIKNNKFTFDKNYKNSTDPMVKTIYECIHNNECTTKEIFLLCNDLKVLGKSDLYHLIKWRYKIKKSVQNETAKKKNNLDSDNHDEEQTMQEFSDMKDSSQIDDINTIVDKNLSENELDNTSDEATENDEKDQVDEIDEFSAYIEKKNKKEQKKKEKKLKKELEKKKKSNKGHQLDYDENEIHFNKDILKLLNKQKFEDHLKILNNTQKDDLEIENYDDTASETENVEHILQLKNSNLDKLEYLVDLDYEKQKMKEKKLNEEKSNEKLTRRKRAMDFKNEELMKIQRMMELKNEQLLMEKKLKEYLSDDDDDEDEDEDDDEDDDDDEDDDNDEDDKEKKQQQQKNKRDDHQYDNTNLNNDNDVDSLETAQDIFKENKHIKSMVDKIIRLRRSVKNEEEKSNVKHFFDQNIFSNIFSQLDEEDMNAEYESVIRNQKNVPKKDDSDNDSSISNDDNESIKELDENNLPKIPLPDKLAKKEKKKKLKEKYGNNEVKMKNSSFSIVKTDENAQNLNNYFSNLVKDEDELAFIKCIGEKLIHKKSRMDLIDDSFNRYSYMEDEANLPDWFLEEEKKYRRPVIPIDKKILDQYKGKINKITKMPIKKVIEAKMRNKKREITKMKKLEAKIGKIEKNEDDPFLKQKAITNLLKKNKSDKKRDKSYVVCTGKGSKMTKKKKNKKGKTMVKYVDKRLKKDKKAKKRIEKKRNNKSRNKYSKSKPFKFRKKF, encoded by the exons AACAAAGTACTATCATTGGTGTGGATTTAGTACCTATTAGAAAAATAGATGATAACGTTATAACAATAAAGAGTGATATTACAACAAGTGATTGtattaagaaaataaagaatatcataaaaatggATAAGGCAGatgttatattaaatgatggTGCTCCAAATGTAGGTACAACATATTCTTATGATAGTTTTAATCAAAATGTGTTAGTTCTTAATAGTATTAAAATAgcttatattttcttaaagAAGAAaggtatatttattacaaaGGTTTTTCGAAATGAAGAGTACATATCTTTAATTTGGGTtttagaaaaattatttggTGATGTAAAACATATGAAACCAAGAAGTAGTAGAGAAATATCGTCTGAAATTTATTTAGTTGGTCTTAATTTTTTAGGTAAAAAGGtagataaaaaattatttgactatacatatatttttagtgAACAATTTAAGAAGGATTCAAATAAAGTAAGCATATTGGAAACACCACAAGAATcttattttgataataatgaaaatgatttTAGTGATGATGAAagtaatgatgataaaaaggCTGGAGAAAAAAttgacaaaaaaaagaaaaaaggacTTTCTactattttaaaagaaaagaaaaaaaaaaatagacaAGGTTATGATATTGGTGATGATTATAGAGCTACAGATATATGTACCTTCATAAAAAGTGATAATTATGttgatttattaataaaaaataataaatttacatTTGATAAAAATTACAAGAATTCTACAGATCCTATGGTTAAAACTATATATGaatgtatacataataatgaatgtacaacaaaagaaatatttctGCTTTGTAATGATTTAAAAGTATTAGGTAAATCtgatttatatcatttaatcaAATGgagatataaaattaaaaagagcGTTCAAAATGAAactgcaaaaaaaaaaaataatttagatAGTGATAATCATGATGAGGAGCAAACTATGCAAGAATTTTCCGATATGAAAGACTCCTCACAAATAGATGATATCAATACAATTgttgataaaaatttatcaGAGAATGAATTAGATAATACTTCAGATGAAGCTACAGAAAACGATGAAAAAGATCAAGTTGATGAAATAGATGAATTTTCTgcatatattgaaaaaaaaaataaaaaagaacaaaaaaaaaaagaaaaaaaattaaaaaaagaacttgaaaaaaaaaagaaaagtaaTAAAGGTCATCAATTAgattatgatgaaaatgaaatacattttaataaGGATATACTTAAATTGcttaataaacaaaaatttgAAGATCatctaaaaattttaaataataccCAGAAGGATGATCTAGAAATTGAAAATTATGACGATACGGCAAGTGAAACAGAAAACGTTGAACATATATTACAGCTAAAAAACTCAAATTTAGACAAATTAGAATATTTGGTAGATTTAGAttatgaaaaacaaaaaatgaaagaaaaaaagttaAACGAAGAAAAGAGTAATGAAAAATTGACCAGAAGGAAAAGAGCCATGGACTTTAAGAATGAAGAACTTATGAAAATACAAAGAATGATGGAATTGAAAAATGAACAACTGTTGATGGAAAAAAAACTTAAGGAATATTTAAGCGATGATGACGATGATGAGGATGAAGATGAGGATGACGATGAGGATGACGacgatgatgaagatgacgATAATGACGAagatgataaagaaaaaaaacaacaacaacaaaaaaataaacgtGATGATCACCaatatgataatacaaatttGAACAATGATAACGATGTTGATTCTTTAGAAACTGCTCAAGATATATTCAAAGAAAATAAGCATATCAAAAGCATGGTTGATAAAATTATTCGTTTAAGAAGGAGtgttaaaaatgaagaagaaaaatcaAATGTTAAGCATTTCTTtgatcaaaatatattttccaaTATATTTAGTCAATTAGATGAAGAAGATATGAATGCAGAATATGAAAGTGTTATTAGAAATCAAAAGAATGTACCAAAGAAGGATGATTCAGATAATGATAGTTCAATTtctaatgatgataatgaaagCATAAAAGAAttggatgaaaataatttaccGAAAATACCTTTACCGGACAAACTAgccaaaaaagaaaaaaaaaaaaaattaaaagaaaaatatggaaataatgaagtaaaaatgaaaaattctTCCTTCTCTATAGTAAAAACAGATGAAAATGCACAAAAtcttaataattatttttctaatttaGTTAAGGATGAAGATGAACTAGcttttattaaatgtataGGAGAAAAGTTGattcataaaaaaagtaGAATGGATCTTATAGATGATTCATTTAATAGATATTCATATATGGAAGATGAAGCTAATTTACCTGATTGGTTCttggaagaagaaaaaaaatacagaAGACCTGTTATTCCAATtgataagaaaatattagatcaatataaaggaaaaattaataaaataacaaaaatgcCTATTAAAAAAGTTATTGAGGCAAAAatgagaaataaaaaaagagaaataacaaaaatgaaaaaactTGAAGCGAAAATTggaaaaattgaaaaaaatgaagatgatCCATTCCTTAAACAAAAGGCTATAACAAATTTattgaagaaaaataaatcag ataAAAAAAGAGATAAATCTTATGTCGTCTGTACTGGAAAAGGATCCAAAAtgacaaaaaagaaaaagaacaaaaaaggTAAAACTATGGTTAAATATGTAGATAAAAGactaaaaaaagataaaaaggCTAAAAAGAGAAtagagaaaaaaagaaacaataaatcaagaaataaatattctaAATCGAAACCATTtaaatttagaaaaaaattttaa